The genomic stretch tttttgcagcggtcagaagaaagaagtagattgtagtgtttttttattatgttgaagatggaaggaagtgatggattataggtcgtaatGAAAGGTATtcgtttgggtttgtctgtctgtttaggttgtagggtatgtgtgcggggaatgtctgcagcccgttgtatttgtttagtaacaaagttgcgtttgtaacctcgtttcagaaggtatgtcgttagttccgtggtgcgaatcttgaacgtttcgtcggtagaacaaattcgtcgtaggcggagtgctaggctgaaagggattgctttttttgtatgtagaggatgacaagaggaataaagtaagtgttggtgtttgtccgtgggtttcgtgtataggtctgtatttatgtttccgtcactagttagtgagacgttaacgtcaaggaaaggaacactggtgggagagtgtgagctagtgaatttaatggtagggtgaatgttgttgagataatcgatgaaaattttaaggttctccggaccttcagtccagatcataaaaatatcatcaatgtatctcaaccaagtatgaggttggaatggggcgttccttagagcatttttttcgaaaagcccgaggaagaggttagcaaaagagggggccattttggtgcccatagctgtgccgtggatttgaaggtagtggctatcattaaaagtgaagttattcatcgtgagaatcatgcggatgaggtcgcaaatagtgccagtgggaatggtgttgtgaggattagtgcgtaaaaaatgatcacaagcattaataccttcgttatgtggaatattagtgtatagagatgagacgtcaagtgttactaataatgaattagagggtaattcgccaatggtaaggagtttattgagaaaatcgttagtgtctttaacatgagatggtagtttgtggacaaggggttgaagatggtggtcaataaaatgggatatacgttcagtgggatgactattagatgaaacaatagggcgtcctgggttaccgggcttgtgtactttgggaaggatgtagaaacgtcctggttttacgtcaggttgtatcaggtattgttttgtcttctcgtcaatgaggtcgtcagtgtacattctgtttacgtatactgttactcgtttttgtatgTCAACAGTGATGTCTTCATTTAAGCGTCGGTAGAATTTAGAGTCGTTAAGTTGTCTGTTGCATTCGTCAATGTACCAGGTTTTATCCATAATAACCGTACCGGAACCCTTGTCTGCTGGTTTTATTACAATGTCTTGTCGTTGTTTAAGTTGGTGTATTGCCTGTCGTTCTGAGGTGGTAAGATTGTCGCGAATAGGTTTAGGTTTACATGTAGTGATGTCAAGTTTAACAGCGTCTAAGAATGTATCTAGGACCTGTTCTGGGTTAGTGGGAGGGTTCCAGGTGCTTTTATTGTGGAAGGGGGTGTGTCGTGTGTGCACGTTAGGGGTGTTGTTCTCGTCAAAGAAGTACTCACTCAACACAATCTTACAGATAACAACACAACTCCTATTAACATAACTGCTAACAGCAACTACACTTCATCTCACATTACCAGTCACGCATCCATGTCTAATACTCTCGCCCGCACTCGCAAACGCTCTCGCCGCAAGAGCAAGCCTGCTAAGCTCCCACTTGATCACTCGTCTGTTATTAATCTCTCTAATTCTATTCTGTCTCCAGACGAGATATTTGTTCTCGCACGTGGCCTCACATTCTGCCCTACTCCTCGACACATCAACTGGCCTGAAATCTCAGCCGACATATACGACTTTGCTCGACGTATGCGACTAACAGAGTACTTCTTTGACGAGAACAACACCACTAACGTGAACAAACGAGACAACCCTTTCCATAATAAAAGCACTTGGAACCCTCCCACTAACAGAGAACAGGCCCTAGATACATTCTTAGACGCTGTTAAACTTGACATCACTACATGTAAACCTAAACCTATTCGCGACAATCTTACCACCTCAGAACGGCAGGCAATACAGCAACTTAAACAACGACAAGACATTGTAATAAAACCAGCAGACAAGGGATCCGGTACGGTTATTATGGATAAAACCTGGTACATTGACGAATGCAACAGACAACTTAACGACTCTAAATTCTACCGACGCTTAAATGAAGACATCACTGTTGAcatacaaaaacgagtaacagtatacgtaaacagaatgtacactgacgacctcattgacgagaagacaaaacaatacctgatacaacctgacgtaaaaccaggacgtttctacatccttcccaaagtacacaagcccggtaacccaggacgccctattgtttcatctaatagtcatcccactgaacgtatatcccattttattgaccaccatcttcaaccccttgtccacaaactaccatctcatgttaaagacactaacgattttctcaataaactccttaccattggcgaattaccctctaattcattattagtaacacttgacgtctcatctctatacactaatattccacataacgaaggtattaatgcttgtgatcattttttacgcactaatcctcacaacaccattcccactggcactatttgcgacctcatccgcatgattctcacgatgaataacttcacttttaatgatagccactaccttcaaatccacggcacagctatgggcaccaaaatggccccctcttttgctaacctcttcctcgggcttttcgaaaaaaatgctctaaggaacgccccattccaacctcatacttggttgagatacattgatgatatttttatgatctggactgaaggtccggagaaccttaaaattttcatcgattatctcaacaacattcaccctaccattaaattcactagctcacactctcccaccagtgttcctttccttgacgttaacgtctcactaactagtgacggaaacataaatacagacctatacacgaaacccacggacaaacaccaacacttactttattcctcttgt from Montipora capricornis isolate CH-2021 chromosome 12, ASM3666992v2, whole genome shotgun sequence encodes the following:
- the LOC138027383 gene encoding uncharacterized protein, giving the protein MRLTEYFFDENNTTNVNKRDNPFHNKSTWNPPTNREQALDTFLDAVKLDITTCKPKPIRDNLTTSERQAIQQLKQRQDIVIKPADKGSGTVIMDKTWYIDECNRQLNDSKFYRRLNEDITVDIQKRVTVYVNRMYTDDLIDEKTKQYLIQPDVKPGRFYILPKVHKPGNPGRPIVSSNSHPTERISHFIDHHLQPLVHKLPSHVKDTNDFLNKLLTIGELPSNSLLVTLDVSSLYTNIPHNEGINACDHFLRTNPHNTIPTGTICDLIRMILTMNNFTFNDSHYLQIHGTAMGTKMAPSFANLFLGLFEKNALRNAPFQPHTWLRYIDDIFMIWTEGPENLKIFIDYLNNIHPTIKFTSSHSPTSVPFLDVNVSLTSDGNINTDLYTKPTDKHQHLLYSSCHPLHTKKAIPFSLALRLRRICSTDETFKIRTTELTTYLLKRGYKRNFVTKQIQRAADIPRTHTLQPKQTDKPKRIPFITTYNPSLPSIFNIIKNTTIYFFLLTAAKMLSSIYLLWLSGAPLTFETCWLQLNCPPM
- the LOC138027382 gene encoding uncharacterized protein, which gives rise to MSAEISGQLMCRGVGQNIVLSEYFFDENNTPNVHTRHTPFHNKSTWNPPTNPEQVLDTFLDAVKLDITTCKPKPIRDNLTTSERQAIHQLKQRQDIVIKPADKGSGTVIMDKTWYIDECNRQLNDSKFYRRLNEDITVDIQKRVTVYVNRMYTDDLIDEKTKQYLIQPDVKPGRFYILPKVHKPGNPGRPIVSSNSHPTERISHFIDHHLQPLVHKLPSHVKDTNDFLNKLLTIGELPSNSLLVTLDVSSLYTNIPHNEGINACDHFLRTNPHNTIPTGTICDLIRMILTMNNFTFNDSHYLQIHGTAMGTKMAPSFANLFLGLFEKNALRNAPFQPHTWLRYIDDIFMIWTEGPENLKIFIDYLNNIHPTIKFTSSHSPTSVPFLDVNVSLTSDGNINTDLYTKPTDKHQHLLYSSCHPLHTKKAIPFSLALRLRRICSTDETFKIRTTELTTYLLKRGYKRNFVTKQIQRAADIPRTHTLQPKQTDKPKRIPFITTYNPSLPSIFNIIKKHYNLLLSSDRC